From the genome of Candidatus Poribacteria bacterium, one region includes:
- a CDS encoding leucine-rich repeat domain-containing protein produces MKNWKIFMTFVSLLPLILGNFHNANAQQNLAQQAYAIFEQSCLNCHGEHGAFTEEIIIDHTALLETGAVVPGKPIESELYKRLLTNDPAKRMPLGQPQLPPAAILTIGNWIQAGAPNWEDTVEADGSFITPKEMLEAIERHVNLLSPFDRTFARYFTLTHLYNAGETTEALHAYQRALSKLVNSLSWGREVIIPKPIDPEETIFYIDLRDYEWEIGSNRWTQIEQVYPYSIEFSAPTQTALREKLTNLREVMNCEVPFVHVDWFLATASLPPLYHDILNLPETDHELETRLEVNVVENLRNAAGKRVWRAGFSDSGVSNHNRVVERHISRYGAYWKSYDFAGSVGAQNIFTHPLSFTHDGGEIIFNLPNGLQAYYLADAGGRRLDEAPISIVSNPAASDPTVRNGLSCIGCHTGGMKDFEDQVRDVVQQNPNPPFNKARALQLYTEQTTMDALVAEDTIRYRQALEATGDVFGGIEPVQRFYEAFQRPVDAAHAAAAVGLETEAFLKRMRASANLKNLGVLVLENGTMKRDTWTSKFSEIVFALDFPDVAISLDQQTERIPGASVYIPDPNLRAFIEENLGKTPNTPITVEEMTRLHQISPEEKGISDLTGLEFATNLEWLKIEGNQISDLSPLAGLTKLDLLDISANEISDLSPLTGLKNLREVRISHNNISDLSPLAGLPNLKEFDSWGNPLFDLSPLVDLEIIDICGGDLDISTLEGAKNLKELYLLGGGISDVSPVAKLTGLTRLRVAGNPLSDISPLVELTGLKWLELSENRIVDVSPVTKLKNLTWLHVGGNMISDLSPLDGFSEDVTIINHTNPGFPQGGPKIEGPWLWVFVPEADVRSAVVGKLEHPTDDLLEHLDVLAEASGGKVTELKVSTHGATEGNPVGNSVWYSDKIPTTGRNNMAEVLTEEVLAGPFMPGVIYGCIVLYSPRQQEVTLFAGNDGGGKAWLNGTLVHEKLQGTRGADYQHFVPVTLKEGVNVLLVATRTGGNGFWGFNPEAEYIVLNPRVGYAFSQPIIDASDTFTLEIRAEDIYNLAGWQFDMAYDPTVLEAVEINEGDFLKTGGETTFFQRGTVDNRSGKIKGLSAARLGEDGVSGTGTLLSVTFTAKAPGQTQLRLDNFQLASITGKSIDAGPHEVVITVGGEQTTGDVNRDGQVSILDMVLVARYLGKTVPANSDVDLNGDGIVNILDLILVSQNMGESNGLAAPSMLSMDDIHGLDPAIIQAWIEQAQLEDDGSVVFQQGIANLQRLLASLIPEETALLPNYPNPFNPETWIPYHLSNPSKVTITIYDTRGTVIRHLDLGHQREGYYTSQSRAAYWDGRNAVGERVASGIYFYQLQADHLSLLRKMLILK; encoded by the coding sequence ATGAAAAACTGGAAAATTTTTATGACATTTGTTTCCCTATTGCCCCTCATTCTGGGCAATTTTCACAATGCTAATGCGCAACAGAATCTCGCACAGCAGGCGTATGCCATTTTTGAGCAAAGTTGTCTTAATTGCCATGGAGAGCACGGCGCATTTACTGAAGAAATCATCATTGATCACACCGCACTCCTTGAAACTGGAGCGGTCGTTCCGGGAAAACCTATTGAATCCGAACTCTATAAGCGACTCCTCACAAACGATCCAGCGAAACGGATGCCGTTGGGTCAACCACAACTGCCTCCTGCCGCGATTCTGACGATTGGTAATTGGATTCAAGCAGGCGCACCGAATTGGGAGGACACCGTCGAAGCAGATGGATCCTTCATTACACCCAAGGAGATGCTTGAAGCGATTGAGAGGCACGTCAACTTGCTTTCTCCATTCGACCGCACCTTCGCACGTTATTTCACACTCACCCATCTCTATAATGCCGGTGAGACGACTGAGGCACTGCATGCCTATCAGCGGGCACTCTCTAAACTCGTGAATAGCCTCTCCTGGGGACGCGAGGTTATCATACCAAAGCCTATTGACCCGGAAGAAACCATCTTCTATATTGACCTCCGAGACTACGAATGGGAGATTGGAAGTAATCGATGGACACAGATTGAACAGGTATATCCGTACAGTATCGAGTTCAGCGCACCAACACAGACAGCACTTCGTGAGAAACTCACAAATCTACGTGAGGTAATGAACTGTGAAGTCCCATTTGTTCATGTGGATTGGTTTCTTGCGACTGCCTCCTTGCCCCCGCTCTATCACGACATTTTGAATCTTCCAGAAACCGATCATGAATTGGAGACACGACTTGAGGTAAATGTTGTTGAAAATCTTCGGAACGCAGCCGGAAAACGCGTCTGGCGTGCGGGTTTCAGCGATTCGGGTGTCTCAAACCACAACCGCGTCGTTGAACGCCACATCTCTCGGTATGGCGCGTATTGGAAAAGTTATGACTTTGCTGGGAGCGTCGGCGCACAGAACATCTTTACGCATCCACTCTCTTTCACCCACGACGGTGGTGAAATCATCTTCAACCTTCCCAACGGTTTGCAGGCGTACTATTTGGCGGATGCCGGCGGCAGACGACTTGATGAGGCACCAATAAGTATCGTTTCCAATCCGGCTGCGAGTGATCCGACTGTCCGTAACGGACTCTCCTGTATCGGTTGCCACACCGGGGGGATGAAAGATTTTGAAGATCAAGTGCGTGACGTTGTTCAGCAGAATCCAAATCCGCCATTTAACAAAGCACGCGCGTTGCAGCTCTACACAGAGCAAACGACGATGGATGCCCTTGTGGCTGAGGATACTATCCGTTACAGGCAGGCACTTGAAGCGACAGGCGACGTGTTTGGCGGGATCGAACCCGTTCAGCGGTTCTACGAGGCGTTTCAAAGACCGGTTGATGCGGCGCATGCCGCTGCCGCCGTTGGGTTGGAGACCGAAGCGTTTCTCAAAAGGATGCGTGCCTCCGCGAATTTGAAAAATTTAGGGGTGTTAGTCTTAGAAAATGGCACGATGAAAAGAGATACATGGACATCGAAGTTTAGTGAAATCGTGTTTGCGTTGGATTTCCCTGACGTCGCTATTTCCCTTGACCAGCAGACGGAACGCATCCCTGGGGCATCTGTCTACATCCCCGACCCGAATTTGCGTGCGTTCATTGAAGAAAATCTCGGAAAAACACCAAACACCCCAATTACAGTGGAAGAGATGACGAGGTTACATCAGATTTCTCCTGAAGAAAAGGGCATCAGCGATTTGACCGGACTTGAGTTCGCAACAAATTTGGAATGGTTAAAAATTGAGGGAAACCAAATATCTGACTTATCTCCACTGGCGGGATTAACGAAACTGGATCTCTTAGATATCAGTGCCAATGAAATAAGTGACTTATCGCCGCTGACAGGATTAAAAAATCTTAGAGAGGTACGGATTAGTCATAACAACATATCCGATCTCTCACCTCTGGCGGGATTGCCGAACTTGAAGGAGTTTGATTCTTGGGGCAACCCTTTGTTCGACCTGTCGCCACTCGTAGATCTCGAGATCATAGATATTTGTGGTGGGGATCTTGATATATCAACCCTGGAGGGTGCAAAGAATTTGAAAGAACTGTATCTTCTGGGAGGCGGGATATCGGATGTTTCACCCGTGGCGAAATTAACCGGGTTAACACGCTTACGTGTTGCAGGCAATCCCCTATCGGATATATCGCCCTTAGTTGAGTTGACCGGTTTGAAGTGGCTGGAGCTTTCAGAAAACAGAATAGTGGATGTATCGCCCGTTACAAAGTTAAAGAACTTAACATGGCTGCACGTTGGCGGAAATATGATATCCGACCTTTCGCCTTTAGATGGATTCAGCGAGGATGTAACGATCATTAATCACACCAATCCAGGTTTTCCGCAAGGCGGTCCCAAAATAGAGGGTCCCTGGTTATGGGTGTTCGTGCCAGAAGCAGATGTTAGAAGTGCTGTTGTCGGGAAGCTGGAGCACCCAACAGATGATCTTCTCGAACATTTAGATGTTCTCGCAGAAGCGAGTGGTGGCAAGGTAACAGAACTGAAGGTTTCAACCCATGGCGCGACTGAAGGGAATCCTGTTGGAAATAGTGTCTGGTATTCCGACAAAATACCGACTACAGGGCGGAATAACATGGCGGAGGTGTTAACAGAGGAGGTGTTAGCAGGTCCTTTTATGCCCGGTGTTATTTATGGATGTATCGTCCTGTATTCACCCCGGCAACAAGAGGTAACGCTGTTTGCCGGTAATGACGGTGGCGGTAAAGCGTGGCTCAACGGCACTTTGGTCCATGAGAAACTTCAGGGGACACGTGGTGCGGATTACCAACATTTCGTTCCTGTTACGCTCAAAGAGGGCGTAAATGTCTTGTTAGTTGCAACACGAACGGGGGGTAACGGTTTTTGGGGGTTTAACCCTGAAGCAGAGTATATCGTGTTAAACCCGCGTGTCGGATACGCGTTTTCCCAACCTATCATCGATGCCAGCGATACCTTCACGCTTGAAATTCGGGCAGAAGACATCTACAATTTAGCGGGGTGGCAATTTGATATGGCTTATGACCCCACTGTGCTTGAAGCAGTTGAAATCAACGAAGGCGACTTCCTGAAAACAGGTGGCGAAACGACCTTCTTTCAGAGAGGAACGGTTGATAATCGGTCGGGTAAGATTAAAGGTCTGAGTGCAGCGCGACTCGGCGAAGACGGTGTCAGTGGCACTGGCACGCTGTTGTCGGTAACATTTACGGCAAAAGCACCTGGACAAACGCAATTGAGACTCGATAACTTTCAACTCGCTTCTATCACCGGTAAGTCCATCGATGCAGGACCGCATGAGGTCGTCATTACTGTAGGTGGGGAACAGACTACCGGAGATGTGAATCGGGATGGTCAGGTAAGCATTCTGGATATGGTGCTTGTGGCTCGCTACCTTGGAAAAACTGTCCCCGCCAACTCCGATGTTGACCTAAATGGCGACGGAATTGTTAACATCTTGGACCTCATTCTTGTTTCCCAGAATATGGGTGAATCAAACGGCTTAGCTGCCCCTTCAATGCTATCTATGGACGATATACACGGATTGGATCCTGCGATAATACAGGCGTGGATAGAGCAGGCACAACTTGAAGATGACGGTTCTGTTGTTTTCCAACAAGGCATTGCGAACCTTCAACGCCTTTTAGCATCGCTGATTCCAGAAGAGACAGCATTGCTTCCGAACTATCCGAATCCATTCAACCCAGAGACATGGATACCGTATCACTTATCGAACCCCAGTAAGGTAACAATCACTATCTATGACACACGCGGCACCGTCATCCGGCATTTGGATCTCGGACATCAACGTGAAGGCTACTACACGAGTCAAAGTCGTGCGGCGTATTGGGACGGCAGAAACGCTGTTGGTGAACGCGTTGCGAGCGGTATCTATTTCTATCAACTCCAGGCGGATCATCTGTCGCTCCTGCGCAAGATGCTCATCTTAAAGTAA